GCCCGATCTGCCGGACCACCGCGACTATCTCTTCAATGCGATTCGTGTGGCACCGGCGGTCCTCCCTCCGGTCGTCGATTTACGGCATGCCTGTTCGCCTGTCGAAAATCAGGGCGCATTAGGCAGTTGCACCGGCAACGCCCTGGCCGGTGCGCTGGAGTTCTTGGAGAAAAAAGACAAGGTCTTCTTTGTGAACCTGAGTCGGCTTTTTATTTACTACAACGAGCGCCGGATCGAGCATTCGACGAAATCGGACTCCGGGGCGATGATCCGGGACGGGATCAAAACCCTTAAGAGACAAGGGGTCTGTTCGGAGAAGAAATGGCCGTACATTATTTCAAAATTCGCCGTGAAGCCGAGCCCCGTCTGCTATAAAGAAGCGGTGGATCATCAAATTACCTCTTACCATCGTCTCCTCACCGTGAACGATATGCGGGCTTGCCTGGCCGAAGGATTTCCGTTTGTATTCGGTTTTACGGTTTATGAAAGCTTCGAATCCACCGCCGTGGCGCACACCGGCCTCGTGAACATGCCGATATCCGGGGAACGTGCGATCGGCGGACATGCGGTGCTTGCGGTGGGATACGACGATACCAAAAGGAGGCTTCTCATTCGCAATTCCTGGGGCGCCGACTGGGGAATGAAGGGGTATTTTACCTTGCCGTACGAATACGTGGCGGATCGGGATCTTTCGGATGATTTTTGGACCATCCGGCGCGGAGAACGGATGTAGAGAACGGGCCTGGCGGAAAGCTCCTGAAAGCCATGTTGAGTTTTTCACCGGCGGATGATTGGTGCGGATAATAAAACAGGGTGAGCGCGAGAAATGCAGCGCCCACCCTGTTGTCTTTCAAGCCGTTAATTTAGTTTAAGTTCGGCCGTTGGAGGGCCGGGTTTAACCCCTCCGTTCAACGGAAGGATCCGCGGGTCCCCGGACTGCAAGACCCGAAGGAAACCCCATTCCCCACCTTCCATGTAAGCCATCCGGTGATTCATATAGAGGTAATCCCCGGGAAGACGGTAAGGTCCTCCGGCGTTGAAATAGGCGTTGAGAAGTTCCCCGCCGCCGAACTCGTTGTTGCTGACCATCGAGGCGTTGGGCATGAACGGTTCCTCCGGCCATTGATGGCCCTCCACTCCGAAGACGCCGTTCTGCTCGTTAAACGCTCCGAAAACGTGGATGGCGATTGGATCACCCGCATGGGCCTCAAGAATGGGCGTCACAGGATCTCCCGTTTTTCCGTCGGAAACACAGGTGAATAAATTGGTCTGGTCACAACCGTTGTCCAAACGCAACTCGTAGGGCTCCGCTCTATAATTGATCCCCACAAGGCCGGCGGCCTTTTCAAGATAAGGCATAAAGCTTGTTCCCAGGATGTTGTCCTCGTCCTGGAAGAACAGGGCGAAGTCGCGGTAGTTCGGTCGATTGCGATTTTCCGGGATGGACCTGTCCACGATCACATCGGCCCTCCAGCTGTTTTCCATGGAGATATCCGTTCCGGTTTCCGGATCGCGGTAGACGGATCCTTTCGGGCCGATAACGATCGCGCCGAAAAGCCCGTCGCGTTGCTGGGCCATCGTGCCGTCCGCCCAGTCCTGGACCAAGGCCGCATTTTCCCCCAGTTCGGGAGGGGCGTAGAACGTGTAAACTTTGGAAGCTCCCGGAGCCACGGTCTGGTCGCCCGGATTGAAACCGATGTTGATTCCCTGAGAGTCGAGAGGGTCGTAAGCCAGGTTATCGGCATGAAACGAGACCTTGCCCCGCTTGAGTTCGTTCTTCAACGTCACCTGCACACAGTCACCGATGTTGACGTGCAGCGTGAGCGGCATGGGTTGGAATCCGGCCGCGGCGACCTTGGTTTTTTCATTGGCAAGGACGAAGATTTTACCATTCGGATTGGAGACTTGTTCTTTGCGGTCGAAGTCAACCTCGATCGGGTCCTGCGCTCGCGGGTTATAGACAAGTCCTTTGTCGATAGCAAGCACCTCGAATTTCTTCACCGGGGCCTTATCCGGACAGACCGATTTGGCGGCCGGGGGAATATCTTCGTGCCCGGGCAGCAGCTGAAGGTCTTTCCTCTCCTTGTCCAGGACCCGAATAATTCCCCAACTTCCCTCTGTCAGGTGGGAAATCCGACCGTTGTAATAGAGGTAGTCTCCGGGCAAATGTTGCGGGC
The window above is part of the Nitrospiria bacterium genome. Proteins encoded here:
- a CDS encoding C1 family peptidase; translation: MAKERKALPTTKVKTQDLGYGWMPDLPDHRDYLFNAIRVAPAVLPPVVDLRHACSPVENQGALGSCTGNALAGALEFLEKKDKVFFVNLSRLFIYYNERRIEHSTKSDSGAMIRDGIKTLKRQGVCSEKKWPYIISKFAVKPSPVCYKEAVDHQITSYHRLLTVNDMRACLAEGFPFVFGFTVYESFESTAVAHTGLVNMPISGERAIGGHAVLAVGYDDTKRRLLIRNSWGADWGMKGYFTLPYEYVADRDLSDDFWTIRRGERM